The following are encoded together in the Halomonas halophila genome:
- a CDS encoding rhodanese-like domain-containing protein: MIDQLFEFVQNHPLLVAAFALVLVAWIAYEIRSGGANGVTTSEATQLVNREDAVVLDVRDKNDFKAGHIAGARNIPQSSLDSRLGELEKYKGKPIIVACKHGQTAGVAMAKLTKAGFERVYKLKGGMTQWQTDGLPLVKK, from the coding sequence ATGATCGATCAGCTGTTCGAATTCGTGCAGAACCACCCGCTACTGGTCGCCGCCTTCGCGCTGGTGCTGGTCGCCTGGATCGCCTACGAGATCCGCAGCGGCGGGGCCAACGGCGTGACCACCAGCGAGGCCACTCAGCTGGTCAACCGCGAGGACGCCGTGGTGCTCGACGTCCGCGACAAGAACGACTTCAAGGCGGGTCATATCGCCGGCGCCCGCAACATTCCGCAGAGCAGCCTCGACAGTCGCCTGGGCGAGCTCGAGAAGTACAAGGGCAAGCCGATCATCGTGGCCTGCAAGCATGGCCAGACCGCCGGCGTGGCGATGGCCAAGCTGACCAAGGCCGGCTTCGAGCGCGTCTACAAGCTCAAGGGTGGGATGACCCAGTGGCAGACCGACGGCCTGCCGCTGGTCAAGAAGTGA